Within the Desertibacillus haloalkaliphilus genome, the region GGCTTATAGCCATTCTGCTTATTTTCTCCTCTAGAATTTTCTCGAAAATCCTCAATCATTCGTAACGCTTGCGGAAAGGCGAACAGCCCTATTAACACAGCTACCATATGTAGCCCTCCAACTAATGAGTCCATACCAAACGTAAAGCGAGCTGTACCTGTAATCATACTAATCCCTACAAATGATAAGCCAATCCCTATACAACCACCGATTAAGTTCTTAGTGACTGCCCCATCAGAAATCGCTGCAATAACGGTTATTCCAAATA harbors:
- a CDS encoding tripartite tricarboxylate transporter permease — its product is ALELATISSVIGGLFGMFLLLFFAPVFADFSLRFGPTESFWIAIFGITVIAAISDGAVTKNLIGGCIGIGLSFVGISMITGTARFTFGMDSLVGGLHMVAVLIGLFAFPQALRMIEDFRENSRGENKQNGYKP